The Microbacterium sp. SORGH_AS_0862 genome has a segment encoding these proteins:
- a CDS encoding ABC transporter permease has translation MIRSSRMRSVALTGGVVAAVVLVAVALILFAGADPLTGLRGLVEGVSSSPYRVGELLVGAAPVAIVALTLIPALRAGVFSVGAEGQVTMGAIFATAAILWVRDVTSDAAPAAVYALVGFLAGAVGGAAFALVPAWLAVRWRVNVILSTLLLNYVATGFLGWTLRTWLASGEATATPQSERLPDAAALPALIPGTRAHVGILLVVVAVVLFELWRRSRQATRVAVFAERPALALRLGATRQRTLYGTMLVSGAGAGVVGWLQIAGVNERLLGSVSGGVGFSGLAVALLGGLLPAGIAVAAVFFSALTVGAVGMQSATGTIPSSIAEVIKGVLLLGVAVIAASRPGLVAPAHPGLAPAPDDGAFSAEEITDAAAASGEPVVEAEIAAEEGTR, from the coding sequence GTGATCCGTTCCTCCCGGATGCGGTCCGTCGCCCTGACCGGGGGCGTGGTCGCCGCGGTCGTGCTGGTGGCGGTCGCACTCATCCTCTTCGCCGGCGCCGACCCGCTCACGGGTCTGCGCGGGCTGGTGGAGGGGGTCTCCAGCTCGCCGTACCGCGTGGGCGAGCTGCTCGTGGGCGCGGCTCCCGTGGCGATCGTCGCGCTGACGCTGATCCCCGCGCTCCGGGCGGGCGTGTTCTCGGTCGGCGCCGAAGGCCAGGTCACGATGGGCGCGATCTTCGCGACCGCCGCCATCCTCTGGGTACGTGACGTGACGTCGGATGCGGCGCCCGCCGCCGTCTACGCGCTGGTCGGATTCCTCGCCGGTGCCGTCGGCGGAGCCGCCTTCGCGCTGGTGCCGGCCTGGCTCGCCGTTCGCTGGCGGGTCAACGTCATCCTCTCGACCCTCCTCCTGAACTACGTCGCCACCGGCTTCCTCGGCTGGACGCTGCGCACGTGGCTCGCCAGCGGCGAGGCGACGGCGACACCGCAGAGCGAGCGCCTGCCCGACGCGGCGGCCCTTCCCGCTCTCATCCCTGGCACCCGCGCGCACGTCGGCATCCTGCTCGTCGTGGTGGCCGTGGTGCTGTTCGAGCTGTGGCGCCGCTCGCGGCAGGCGACCCGCGTCGCCGTCTTCGCCGAGCGCCCCGCGCTCGCACTGCGCCTGGGCGCGACGCGGCAGCGGACACTCTACGGCACCATGCTCGTCTCCGGCGCCGGCGCCGGCGTCGTCGGATGGCTGCAGATCGCGGGCGTCAACGAGCGTCTGCTGGGCTCGGTCTCGGGCGGCGTCGGCTTCTCGGGTCTCGCCGTAGCCCTGCTCGGCGGCCTGCTTCCCGCGGGTATCGCCGTCGCGGCCGTCTTCTTCTCCGCCCTCACCGTCGGCGCGGTCGGGATGCAGTCGGCGACCGGAACCATCCCGTCGTCCATCGCGGAGGTCATCAAGGGCGTGCTGCTGCTGGGCGTCGCGGTGATCGCCGCGTCACGGCCGGGGCTCGTCGCCCCCGCGCATCCGGGGCTGGCTCCGGCGCCGGATGACGGCGCGTTCTCCGCCGAGGAGATCACGGATGCGGCGGCCGCATCCGGCGAACCGGTCGTCGAGGCCGAGATCGCCGCCGAGGAGGGCACCCGATGA
- a CDS encoding BMP family protein encodes MRLRPLLAAAIAATAALALAGCSGTADATSSSAASDHVIRVGALTPGNANDGAFNQALADALAKLQDEGLITYELREQMADPATSEPVVADFASQGFDLVIGHGIELGDAIFSVAKDFPDTHFTASGGADILDKYTDNVETWTYSTPEVGYLSGYIAGLTQASPIGRVESLELDFVKATDSYFQQGALAANPSAELLPVVYAGSFDDAEAAASATTGLIGQGAKLVYTTGDGIAAGVGAAASKAGVLSVGVSPAAGAEALKTNVSTVDLDMYPIVKAWVEEVADKKFGGKGVTSTLENGGLVYQDINSVDGAVPSDVASKVDELIAGLKDGSVTIS; translated from the coding sequence ATGCGTCTTCGCCCCCTCCTCGCCGCGGCCATCGCCGCGACGGCCGCGCTCGCACTCGCCGGTTGCTCCGGCACCGCCGACGCCACGTCGTCCTCCGCCGCATCCGATCACGTGATCCGCGTCGGCGCCCTCACCCCCGGCAACGCGAACGACGGCGCCTTCAACCAGGCACTGGCCGACGCCCTCGCCAAGCTCCAGGACGAGGGACTGATCACGTACGAGCTGCGTGAGCAGATGGCCGACCCCGCCACCAGCGAGCCCGTCGTCGCCGACTTCGCCAGCCAGGGCTTCGACCTGGTCATCGGACACGGCATCGAGCTCGGCGACGCGATCTTCTCCGTCGCCAAGGACTTCCCCGACACCCACTTCACCGCCTCGGGCGGCGCAGACATCCTCGACAAGTACACCGACAACGTCGAGACCTGGACCTACAGCACTCCCGAGGTCGGCTACCTCTCCGGCTACATCGCGGGCCTCACCCAGGCATCGCCGATCGGACGCGTGGAGAGCCTGGAGCTGGACTTCGTGAAGGCGACGGACTCCTACTTCCAGCAGGGCGCGCTCGCGGCCAACCCGTCGGCCGAGCTGCTTCCCGTCGTCTACGCCGGAAGCTTCGACGACGCCGAGGCCGCCGCATCCGCGACCACGGGCCTCATCGGCCAGGGCGCGAAGCTCGTCTACACGACCGGCGACGGCATCGCCGCCGGTGTCGGTGCCGCAGCCTCGAAGGCGGGCGTCCTCTCCGTGGGCGTCTCCCCCGCCGCCGGTGCCGAGGCGCTCAAGACAAATGTGTCCACGGTCGATCTCGACATGTACCCGATCGTCAAGGCGTGGGTCGAAGAGGTCGCCGACAAGAAGTTCGGGGGCAAGGGTGTCACCTCGACCCTCGAGAACGGCGGCCTGGTCTACCAGGACATCAACAGCGTCGACGGTGCCGTGCCGTCCGACGTCGCCTCGAAGGTCGACGAGCTCATCGCGGGCCTCAAAGACGGAAGTGTCACCATCTCCTGA
- a CDS encoding adenine deaminase C-terminal domain-containing protein, translated as MTDFTDLLPTTEELVHLRAVAAGHTVPDLIVRGGLVQSPGTEEWLERDVLIAGRHIATLTPWDHVPTAGTEIDARGCHVVPGFIDTHLHVEYTNLTPGELARLSVARGTTTVLTDPNGAANVWGARGMDLALSTTTPLHVFQQVSPTTPTSFALERGGAVIEEEVVRARLHDDNTATLGESNPFDYGELSTGRFREALVAGRRLTGHTAAQTHESLWGYLAAGISDDHNASTVDEVLERTRLGAMITVMGSSLADNTVPLFADLEAIEPALRHLSFCADDKHALDLHTQGHIDHHVRQAIRFGVDPQLAYRMATTQPAHYYRLDQVLGLLAPSRLADLQVVRDLAEVRPEAVVVAGRLVARDGVALFENTDVLPDWARDTVHLPEDLPADLLLVAAPEGTTRVRVRAMEMYNGYFKREFTASLPVVDGQVMSDPSQDVLKIAVVDRHHGEALAGHGFVKGFGLGRGAIAITMNCPNMNIAVLGADDDDMRLAVEELGRMGGGFVTVADGEVLARVALPVGGMMSDAPFEETAAALAAGHAATHELGCTIASPYIILSFVGLYVVPDLGLTELGLIDAATQQFVDVLVPGPVDACGHDPEEHA; from the coding sequence ATGACCGATTTCACCGACCTGCTGCCGACGACCGAGGAGCTCGTGCACCTGCGCGCCGTCGCGGCGGGGCACACGGTCCCCGACCTGATCGTGCGCGGCGGGCTCGTGCAGTCGCCCGGCACCGAGGAGTGGCTTGAGCGCGACGTCCTCATCGCGGGGCGGCACATCGCGACGCTGACGCCGTGGGACCACGTGCCGACCGCGGGCACCGAGATCGACGCGCGCGGATGCCACGTCGTGCCGGGCTTCATCGACACCCACCTGCACGTGGAGTACACGAACCTCACGCCGGGCGAACTCGCCCGCCTCTCGGTCGCCCGCGGCACGACGACCGTGCTCACCGACCCGAACGGCGCGGCGAACGTCTGGGGTGCGCGGGGGATGGACCTGGCGTTGTCCACGACGACGCCGCTGCACGTGTTCCAGCAGGTCTCGCCGACCACCCCCACCTCTTTCGCGCTGGAGCGCGGCGGTGCGGTCATCGAGGAGGAGGTCGTGCGCGCACGCCTGCACGACGACAACACCGCGACCCTCGGGGAGTCCAACCCGTTCGACTACGGCGAGCTCTCCACCGGTCGGTTCCGTGAGGCGCTCGTCGCGGGTCGCCGTCTCACCGGCCACACGGCGGCGCAGACGCACGAATCGCTCTGGGGCTACCTGGCGGCGGGCATCAGCGACGACCACAACGCCTCGACCGTCGACGAGGTGCTGGAGCGCACGCGCCTCGGCGCGATGATCACCGTCATGGGATCGTCGCTGGCCGACAACACGGTCCCCCTGTTCGCCGATCTCGAGGCGATCGAGCCGGCGCTTCGCCACCTGAGCTTCTGCGCCGACGACAAGCACGCTCTCGACCTGCACACCCAGGGCCACATCGACCACCACGTGCGCCAGGCGATCCGTTTCGGTGTCGACCCGCAGCTCGCGTACCGCATGGCCACCACCCAGCCCGCCCACTACTACCGGCTCGACCAGGTGCTGGGCCTGCTCGCCCCCTCCCGCCTCGCGGACCTCCAGGTCGTCCGCGACCTCGCCGAGGTGCGGCCGGAGGCCGTGGTCGTCGCAGGGCGCCTCGTCGCCCGAGACGGCGTGGCCCTCTTCGAGAACACCGACGTGCTGCCCGACTGGGCGCGCGACACCGTGCACCTGCCGGAGGATCTGCCGGCCGACCTGCTGCTCGTCGCCGCGCCCGAGGGCACCACGCGTGTGCGGGTGCGCGCGATGGAGATGTACAACGGCTACTTCAAGCGGGAGTTCACCGCATCCCTGCCGGTCGTGGACGGCCAGGTCATGTCCGACCCCTCGCAGGACGTGCTCAAGATCGCGGTCGTCGACCGCCACCACGGCGAGGCGCTCGCGGGGCACGGCTTCGTGAAGGGCTTCGGCCTCGGCCGCGGCGCGATCGCGATCACGATGAACTGCCCGAACATGAACATCGCGGTGCTCGGCGCGGACGACGACGACATGCGTCTCGCGGTCGAGGAACTCGGCCGCATGGGCGGCGGTTTCGTGACGGTCGCCGACGGCGAGGTCCTCGCCCGCGTCGCACTGCCGGTGGGCGGGATGATGAGCGACGCCCCGTTCGAGGAGACCGCCGCGGCCCTCGCGGCCGGGCACGCGGCGACCCACGAGCTGGGCTGCACGATCGCCTCGCCGTACATCATCCTGTCGTTCGTGGGGCTCTACGTGGTGCCCGACCTCGGCCTGACCGAACTCGGCCTGATCGACGCGGCGACGCAGCAGTTCGTCGACGTGCTCGTGCCGGGCCCCGTCGACGCCTGCGGACACGACCCCGAGGAGCACGCGTGA
- a CDS encoding nucleoside deaminase: MTHPLTEADLAHLRQSIQVAEDAVAHGTHPFGSIVVSAAGEVVSSCGNNSLPPEGDPTQHAELQAVAAAFRVLGAEGMKGSTLFTSAEPCAMCSGAAYWCGIDRVVYALSEHRLLELTGDHPENPTFSLPCREVFARGQREIEVVGPLLEDEAAKAHVGFWV, from the coding sequence GTGACGCACCCACTGACAGAGGCCGACCTCGCCCATCTGCGCCAGAGCATCCAGGTCGCCGAAGACGCGGTCGCGCACGGCACGCATCCGTTCGGTTCGATCGTCGTGAGCGCCGCGGGCGAGGTCGTCTCCTCGTGCGGCAACAACTCCCTGCCTCCCGAGGGCGACCCCACTCAGCACGCCGAGCTGCAGGCGGTCGCCGCCGCGTTCCGGGTGCTGGGAGCCGAAGGGATGAAGGGCTCGACCCTTTTCACGAGCGCCGAGCCGTGCGCCATGTGCTCGGGCGCCGCGTACTGGTGCGGCATCGACCGTGTGGTCTACGCGCTCAGCGAGCACCGCCTGCTCGAGCTCACGGGCGACCACCCCGAGAACCCGACGTTCTCGCTGCCCTGTCGTGAGGTGTTCGCACGCGGTCAGCGTGAGATCGAGGTCGTCGGCCCGCTGCTCGAGGACGAGGCCGCGAAGGCGCACGTCGGCTTCTGGGTCTGA
- a CDS encoding ABC transporter ATP-binding protein produces the protein MTTPTPETDRALVARSVSKSFGAVRALDAVDFAVRAGTVHALVGENGAGKSTLAKILAGIESADAGTMTLDGTSYAPRDRAAGKGRGVNMVPQQLSLVGELSLVENLLLVGSTRIARRGAARAALADTLERAGVNVDLDIPTARLSQAHRQLGEIVVALAEGATTLILDEPTASLGPREVGGLFDHLRTLCALGTAIVLITHRLEEVRAVADEVTVLSHGRRVHHGPARGLSAAEVARLMVGDLEEPAVRAPRIPGETVLAVQGVHASSDTDAALTDVSLDLRAGEIVGIAGVAGSGQNTLIDVLAGLRAPASGSLVFEGRTAPSAVELLRGGVAWIPEERSDALVPALSLGDTLALYEAASGVRTDRRTRGEARASAGERLTAFDVRPAVATLAAGGLSGGNQQKLLAARELGHSWPGGAPRVVLAYGPTQGLDLRAAQAIRDRLVQAAEAGAAVAVASHDLDEIRGLADRIVVVFDGRIVADLPAATATTARIGAAMAGLDPAEETS, from the coding sequence ATGACCACCCCCACCCCTGAGACCGACCGGGCGCTCGTCGCCCGGTCGGTCTCCAAGAGCTTCGGCGCCGTCCGCGCCCTGGACGCCGTCGATTTCGCCGTGCGCGCCGGCACCGTGCACGCCCTCGTCGGAGAGAACGGCGCGGGCAAGTCGACGCTGGCCAAGATCCTCGCCGGCATCGAGTCGGCGGATGCGGGCACGATGACGCTCGACGGAACCTCCTATGCGCCCCGCGACCGCGCAGCCGGCAAGGGGCGCGGCGTGAACATGGTTCCGCAGCAGCTGAGCCTGGTGGGCGAGTTGAGCCTCGTGGAGAACCTGCTGCTCGTCGGTTCGACGCGCATCGCCCGTCGCGGCGCCGCACGCGCGGCCCTGGCGGACACCCTCGAACGCGCCGGAGTGAACGTCGACCTCGACATTCCCACCGCACGACTGAGCCAGGCCCATCGCCAGCTCGGCGAGATCGTCGTCGCCCTCGCCGAGGGCGCGACGACCCTCATCCTGGACGAGCCCACCGCCAGCCTCGGTCCCCGCGAAGTAGGGGGCCTGTTCGACCATCTGCGCACACTCTGCGCCCTGGGCACGGCGATCGTGCTCATCACGCACCGCCTCGAGGAGGTGCGTGCGGTCGCCGACGAGGTGACCGTCCTGTCGCACGGACGCCGCGTGCACCACGGCCCGGCGCGCGGGCTCTCCGCCGCCGAGGTCGCGCGGCTCATGGTCGGCGACCTCGAAGAGCCCGCCGTGCGCGCGCCCCGCATCCCGGGCGAGACGGTGCTCGCCGTGCAGGGCGTCCACGCCTCGTCGGACACGGATGCGGCGCTGACGGATGTGTCGCTCGATCTCCGCGCCGGCGAGATCGTCGGCATCGCGGGCGTCGCCGGCAGCGGCCAGAACACGCTCATCGACGTGCTGGCGGGGCTGCGGGCACCCGCATCCGGATCCCTCGTCTTCGAGGGACGCACAGCGCCCTCTGCCGTCGAGCTGCTCCGCGGGGGCGTGGCGTGGATCCCCGAGGAGCGCAGCGACGCGCTCGTTCCCGCCCTCTCGCTCGGTGACACGCTGGCGCTCTACGAGGCGGCCAGCGGCGTGCGCACCGACCGCCGCACCCGCGGTGAGGCGCGCGCCTCGGCCGGCGAGCGCCTCACCGCCTTCGATGTGAGACCCGCCGTCGCAACCCTCGCCGCGGGCGGTCTGTCCGGCGGCAACCAGCAGAAGCTGCTGGCCGCCCGCGAGCTCGGTCACAGCTGGCCCGGGGGCGCACCGCGCGTCGTGCTCGCGTACGGGCCGACCCAGGGGCTGGATCTTCGGGCGGCCCAGGCCATCCGCGACCGCCTCGTTCAGGCGGCGGAGGCGGGGGCGGCCGTCGCCGTCGCCTCGCACGACCTCGACGAGATCCGCGGTCTCGCCGACCGCATCGTCGTCGTCTTCGATGGACGTATCGTCGCCGACCTGCCCGCGGCGACGGCGACCACCGCCCGTATCGGCGCCGCGATGGCAGGGCTCGACCCCGCAGAGGAGACCTCATGA
- the add gene encoding adenosine deaminase translates to MSQNHIARIDETAIRALPKAEVHVHLEGTFSLLDMLTLAKENDVALPGPAATLFDISTHDTFAAPEITTGGGTGAGSAGLSGFLRFLDWQCGLVRTPSQAARVAYAFAARQSASGIRYSDVIVNPTHWNAWRGRELDLLDALGAGFDEAEQDGLCQVGVAYSLLRSQSGAEAERLVGELVAARPRRVIALSIDGDEKVTGRTGEKFRSAFRLAASAGLHRTVHAGESSGPEGVWDAVELLQAERIDHGVRSIEDPALIDRLIADGISLGVCPRSNLTLGIYPDWDAHPLPGLLAAGVAVTLNTDDPAPLGTTLEADWAVAAEQFGFDYADLVGFAARSIDASFADVDTKSRLHAELAAVSEVAPV, encoded by the coding sequence ATGTCGCAGAACCACATCGCGCGCATCGACGAGACGGCGATCCGCGCGCTGCCCAAGGCCGAGGTGCACGTGCACCTCGAGGGCACGTTCTCGCTGCTCGACATGCTGACGCTGGCGAAGGAGAACGACGTCGCGCTGCCGGGCCCCGCCGCCACGCTCTTCGACATATCCACGCACGACACCTTCGCCGCCCCCGAGATCACGACCGGCGGCGGCACAGGAGCGGGCTCCGCGGGACTCAGTGGCTTCCTCCGGTTCCTGGACTGGCAGTGCGGGCTGGTCCGCACCCCGTCGCAGGCGGCCCGGGTGGCCTATGCGTTCGCCGCACGCCAGAGCGCCTCCGGCATCCGCTACAGCGACGTGATCGTCAATCCCACGCACTGGAACGCGTGGCGCGGACGCGAGCTCGACCTGCTCGACGCGCTCGGCGCCGGCTTCGACGAGGCGGAGCAGGACGGCCTCTGCCAGGTCGGCGTCGCATACTCCCTGCTGCGCAGCCAGTCCGGTGCCGAGGCCGAACGTCTGGTCGGCGAGCTCGTCGCCGCCAGGCCGCGTCGCGTGATCGCCCTGTCGATCGACGGTGACGAGAAGGTCACCGGCCGCACCGGCGAGAAGTTCCGCAGCGCGTTCCGGCTCGCCGCATCCGCGGGTCTTCACCGCACCGTGCACGCCGGAGAGTCGAGCGGACCGGAGGGCGTGTGGGATGCGGTCGAGCTGCTGCAGGCGGAGCGTATCGACCACGGTGTGCGCTCGATCGAGGATCCGGCCCTCATCGACCGGCTCATCGCCGACGGCATCAGTCTCGGCGTGTGCCCGCGCTCCAACCTGACGCTCGGCATCTACCCCGACTGGGACGCTCATCCCCTCCCGGGTCTGCTGGCCGCCGGCGTCGCGGTCACGCTGAACACGGACGACCCGGCGCCGCTGGGCACCACCCTCGAGGCGGACTGGGCGGTGGCGGCCGAGCAGTTCGGCTTCGACTACGCCGATCTGGTCGGCTTCGCCGCACGCTCCATCGACGCGTCGTTCGCCGACGTCGACACGAAGAGCCGGCTGCACGCCGAGCTCGCGGCCGTGAGCGAGGTCGCTCCGGTATGA